Proteins from a genomic interval of Candidatus Alcyoniella australis:
- a CDS encoding vWA domain-containing protein, translated as MNNPDQTPQPAFEQSWEEFYELISGIGAFIPPAFWEILKAARVIFTPGNAVSDALRPSFGALIEGRQHERERDVVPVFVPVFDYHSPEPVYKRIKGVEQLDKVNPTDMALLDMNELIIKAQDRELYVRVMDPKQSRVRRDEIKPVRTSRDKQRLNPAAQKLYLLMDISYSMRERSRLIYAKALLLEYLRSKRNGDSWIFFRAFDFRVYEQVSARRREDYNRLINAVLFAETRGKGTDIRAALLKAIEDIRRGGMYLDAEIVLVTDGIDRFDIREIKSALGGTIKLHTFKIGCDSQEPVASELKQMMEEDGTLSDLDSAARKFQLNLRNDFADISKTFVELPDLRRSFYRLDAEAYDFIRKSVQRLSTMNSASLDTEQRFELYCRASFLADFVRFVLGEGGGAQGERLSELERSLQMLEQLLEALLGDKQLLLRVAQSGNRSLIGNKRFRERAHTEGLRLEQERDPIYDDRKLRLALGLKRRAGKQQKRRLWEVLMILLRQIAGAFKSRRR; from the coding sequence GGATCGGCGCGTTCATCCCCCCGGCTTTTTGGGAGATTCTTAAAGCGGCGCGGGTGATTTTCACCCCGGGCAACGCGGTCAGCGACGCGCTGCGCCCAAGCTTCGGCGCGCTGATCGAGGGCCGACAGCACGAGCGCGAGCGCGACGTGGTGCCGGTGTTCGTGCCGGTGTTCGACTATCACAGCCCGGAGCCGGTCTATAAGCGGATCAAAGGGGTCGAGCAGCTGGACAAGGTCAATCCCACGGACATGGCGCTGCTGGACATGAACGAACTGATCATCAAGGCCCAGGATCGCGAGCTGTACGTGCGGGTGATGGACCCCAAGCAGTCGCGGGTGCGGCGCGACGAGATCAAGCCGGTGCGCACCTCGCGCGACAAACAGCGGCTCAATCCCGCGGCGCAAAAGCTCTACCTGCTGATGGACATCTCCTATTCGATGCGCGAGCGCTCGCGGCTGATCTACGCCAAGGCGCTGCTGCTGGAGTACCTGCGCTCCAAGCGCAATGGCGATTCCTGGATCTTCTTCCGCGCCTTTGACTTCCGCGTCTACGAGCAGGTTTCGGCGCGCCGCCGCGAGGATTACAACCGGCTGATCAACGCCGTGCTCTTTGCCGAGACGCGCGGCAAGGGGACCGACATCCGCGCCGCGCTGCTTAAGGCGATCGAGGACATCCGCCGTGGCGGCATGTACCTCGACGCTGAGATCGTACTGGTCACCGACGGCATCGATCGTTTCGACATCCGCGAGATCAAGAGCGCACTGGGCGGCACGATCAAGCTGCACACCTTCAAGATCGGTTGCGACTCCCAGGAGCCCGTGGCCTCGGAGCTCAAGCAGATGATGGAGGAGGACGGCACCCTGAGCGACCTGGACTCCGCGGCGCGCAAGTTCCAGCTCAACCTGCGCAACGACTTCGCCGACATCTCAAAGACCTTTGTCGAGCTGCCCGATTTGCGCCGCAGTTTTTATCGGCTCGACGCCGAGGCCTACGATTTTATTCGCAAGAGCGTGCAGCGGCTCTCGACAATGAACAGCGCCAGCCTGGACACCGAACAACGCTTCGAGCTGTACTGCCGCGCCTCGTTTCTCGCCGACTTCGTGCGCTTTGTGCTCGGCGAGGGCGGGGGAGCCCAGGGCGAGCGCCTTTCCGAGCTCGAGCGCTCGTTGCAGATGCTCGAACAATTGCTCGAGGCGCTGCTGGGCGACAAACAGTTGCTGCTGCGCGTGGCTCAGTCGGGCAATCGCAGCCTGATCGGGAACAAGCGTTTCCGCGAGCGAGCCCACACCGAGGGTCTGCGACTGGAGCAGGAGCGCGACCCGATCTACGACGACCGCAAACTGCGCCTGGCCCTGGGTCTCAAGCGCCGTGCCGGCAAGCAGCAAAAGCGGCGGCTGTGGGAAGTGCTGATGATATTGCTTAGGCAGATTGCCGGTGCTTTCAAATCTCGTAGACGTTGA